One window of Papio anubis isolate 15944 unplaced genomic scaffold, Panubis1.0 scaffold1468, whole genome shotgun sequence genomic DNA carries:
- the LOC116272659 gene encoding zinc finger protein 121 isoform X1: MAEIHNGEELCDFMENGELFSEHSCLNAHMGTENTGDTYDCDEYGENFPMLHNSAPTGETLSVLNQCRKAFSLPPNVHQRTWIGDKSFEYSDCEEAFVDQSHLQANRITHNGETLYEQQQCGRAFTYSTSHAVSVKVHTVEKPYECKECGKFFRYSSYLNSHMRTHTGEKPYECKECGKCFTVSSHLVEHVRIHTGEKPYQCKECGRAFAGRSGLTKHVRIHTGEKPYECNECGKAYNRFYLLTEHFKTHTEEKPFECKVCGKSFRSSSCLKNHFRIHTGIKPYKCKECGKAFTVSSSLHNHVKIHTGEKPYECKDCGKAFATSSQLIEHIRTHTGEKPYICKECGKTFRASSHLQKHVRIHTGEKPYICNECGKAYNRFYLLTKHLKTH; encoded by the exons ATG GCAGAAATCCACAATGGAGAGGAACTCTGTGACTTTATGGAAAATGGAGAACTCTTCAGTGAACACTCATGCCTTAATGCACACATGGGAACTGAAAATACAGGGGACACTTATGACTGTGATGAGTATGGAGAAAACTTTCCCATGTTACACAACAGTGCCCCTACTGGAGAGACGCTTTCTGTGTTGAATCAGTGCAGAAAAGCCTTCAGCCTGCCACCAAATGTTCACCAGAGGACATGGATAGGAGACAAATCCTTTGAATACAGTGACTGTGAGGAAGCCTTTGTTgatcagtcacatcttcaggcaaATAGGATAACTCACAATGGAGAAACACTCTATGAACAGCAGCAATGTGGGAGAGCTTTTACTTACTCCACAAGCCATGCTGTGTCTGTTAAAGTGCATACTGTAGAAAAACCCtacgaatgtaaggaatgtggaaaaTTCTTTAGATATTCTTCATATCTTAATAGTCACATGCGAACCCATACtggggagaaaccctatgaatgtaaggaatgtgggaaatgCTTCACTGTTTCTTCACACCTAGTTGAACATgtaagaattcatactggagagaaaccttatcaGTGTAAGGAATGTGGAAGAGCCTTCGCTGGGCGCTCAGGCCTTACTAAACATGTACGAAtacacactggagagaagccctatgaatgtaACGAATGTGGGAAAGCCTACAATAGGTTTTATCTACtaactgaacattttaaaactcaCACAGAGGAGAAGCCCTTTGAATGTAAGGTATGTGGAAAATCCTTCAGAAGCTCTTCATGCCTTAAGAATCACTTTAGAATTCACACTGGAAtaaaaccctataaatgtaagGAGTGTGGGAAAGCATTCACTGTTTCCTCAAGCTTACATAATCATGTAAAAatccatactggagagaagccctatgaatgtaaggacTGTGGGAAAGCCTTTGCTACATCTTCACAACTCATCGAACATAtaagaactcacactggagagaaaccgtatatatgtaaggaatgtgggaaaaccTTCCGTGCTTCTTCACACCTACAGAAACATGttagaattcacactggagagaaaccctatatatgtaatgaatgtgggaaagcctacaatagattttatttacttactaaacatttaaaaacacactga
- the LOC116272659 gene encoding zinc finger protein 121 isoform X2 translates to MENGELFSEHSCLNAHMGTENTGDTYDCDEYGENFPMLHNSAPTGETLSVLNQCRKAFSLPPNVHQRTWIGDKSFEYSDCEEAFVDQSHLQANRITHNGETLYEQQQCGRAFTYSTSHAVSVKVHTVEKPYECKECGKFFRYSSYLNSHMRTHTGEKPYECKECGKCFTVSSHLVEHVRIHTGEKPYQCKECGRAFAGRSGLTKHVRIHTGEKPYECNECGKAYNRFYLLTEHFKTHTEEKPFECKVCGKSFRSSSCLKNHFRIHTGIKPYKCKECGKAFTVSSSLHNHVKIHTGEKPYECKDCGKAFATSSQLIEHIRTHTGEKPYICKECGKTFRASSHLQKHVRIHTGEKPYICNECGKAYNRFYLLTKHLKTH, encoded by the coding sequence ATGGAAAATGGAGAACTCTTCAGTGAACACTCATGCCTTAATGCACACATGGGAACTGAAAATACAGGGGACACTTATGACTGTGATGAGTATGGAGAAAACTTTCCCATGTTACACAACAGTGCCCCTACTGGAGAGACGCTTTCTGTGTTGAATCAGTGCAGAAAAGCCTTCAGCCTGCCACCAAATGTTCACCAGAGGACATGGATAGGAGACAAATCCTTTGAATACAGTGACTGTGAGGAAGCCTTTGTTgatcagtcacatcttcaggcaaATAGGATAACTCACAATGGAGAAACACTCTATGAACAGCAGCAATGTGGGAGAGCTTTTACTTACTCCACAAGCCATGCTGTGTCTGTTAAAGTGCATACTGTAGAAAAACCCtacgaatgtaaggaatgtggaaaaTTCTTTAGATATTCTTCATATCTTAATAGTCACATGCGAACCCATACtggggagaaaccctatgaatgtaaggaatgtgggaaatgCTTCACTGTTTCTTCACACCTAGTTGAACATgtaagaattcatactggagagaaaccttatcaGTGTAAGGAATGTGGAAGAGCCTTCGCTGGGCGCTCAGGCCTTACTAAACATGTACGAAtacacactggagagaagccctatgaatgtaACGAATGTGGGAAAGCCTACAATAGGTTTTATCTACtaactgaacattttaaaactcaCACAGAGGAGAAGCCCTTTGAATGTAAGGTATGTGGAAAATCCTTCAGAAGCTCTTCATGCCTTAAGAATCACTTTAGAATTCACACTGGAAtaaaaccctataaatgtaagGAGTGTGGGAAAGCATTCACTGTTTCCTCAAGCTTACATAATCATGTAAAAatccatactggagagaagccctatgaatgtaaggacTGTGGGAAAGCCTTTGCTACATCTTCACAACTCATCGAACATAtaagaactcacactggagagaaaccgtatatatgtaaggaatgtgggaaaaccTTCCGTGCTTCTTCACACCTACAGAAACATGttagaattcacactggagagaaaccctatatatgtaatgaatgtgggaaagcctacaatagattttatttacttactaaacatttaaaaacacactga